A genomic segment from Salvia splendens isolate huo1 chromosome 13, SspV2, whole genome shotgun sequence encodes:
- the LOC121760590 gene encoding beta-1,3-galactosyltransferase pvg3-like, giving the protein MLRLRLIHYTLTISAIIVFMFFIVSNIKYTSNPTTKIQASPPPFTLLIGILTRPDSYDRRHFLRLMYATQTQSTATFTITVKFVLCNLTKPEQRAFVALEIMRFDDIIILNCPENMNAGKTYTYFSSLPRILPARFFHSHRYDYVMKADDDVYLRLEQLATSLSPLPRQDLYYGFVIPCQSMNPFVHYMSGMGFVLSWDLVEWIGASLIPLNHTVGPEDKLVGEWLNRGNKAKNRVSNKPAMYDYPRTNGRCSHDLVPDTIAVHRLKRWEQWLDVLTFFNVTNQVKPSTLYTL; this is encoded by the exons ATGCTACGGCTAAGATTAATCCACTACACACTCACCATATCTGCGATCATAGTCTTCATGTTTTTCATCGTTTCCAACATCAAATACACCTCCAACCCCACCACCAAAATCCAAGCTTCTCCGCCACCCTTCACCCTCCTCATCGGCATCCTCACCCGCCCCGATAGCTACGACCGCCGCCACTTCCTCCGCCTCATGTACGCCACACAAACGCAGAGCACCGCCACATTCACAATCACAGTCAAGTTCGTCCTCTGCAACCTCACCAAGCCCGAACAGCGCGCCTTCGTCGCCCTCGAGATCATGCGCTTCGACGACATCATCATCCTCAACTGCCCCGAGAACATGAACGCCGGAAAAACCTACACCTACTTCTCCTCCCTCCCCAGGATCCTCCCGGCCAG ATTTTTCCATTCCCACAGGTACGACTATGTGATGAAGGCCGACGACGACGTCTACCTGCGCCTGGAGCAGCTGGCCACGTCGCTAAGCCCTCTCCCGAGGCAGGACTTGTACTACGGCTTCGTGATCCCTTGCCAGAGCATGAATCCGTTTGTTCACTACATGTCCGGGATGGGGTTTGTGCTGTCGTGGGACCTTGTTGAGTGGATAGGCGCCTCGTTGATCCCGTTGAACCATACGGTTGGGCCGGAGGATAAGCTGGTGGGAGAGTGGCTGAATCGGGGGAATAAGGCCAAGAATAGGGTTTCGAACAAGCCGGCAATGTATGACTATCCACGTACTAATGGTAGATGCTCGCATGACCTTGTTCCGGACACCATCGCGGTTCATCGGCTTAAGAGATGGGAGCAGTGGCTGGATGTACTTACTTTCTTCAATGTCACTAACCAGGTTAAGCCATCTACGTTGTATACTTTGTGA